The following are encoded together in the Bos javanicus breed banteng chromosome X, ARS-OSU_banteng_1.0, whole genome shotgun sequence genome:
- the GPRASP3 gene encoding G protein-coupled receptor associated sorting protein 3 → MPGAKNRRNRNRKNENKKKAKTEKRAVVEAEGKREATDTVRSAEGKREATGAAKTQAKAISKAGPRADAVAVVKPASKNKIVTEMKEHLPDVRPKAEDEASRAARFCSAAQATAESRFTCKDKTRTDTCFGAGEEANVGSWFWNGEEIGKHFSAKDEGKADTGPPSCAEKLEPVAGTSCKARPGAEEEEEENVIGSWFWDGDETSFDPNPRPVSRIIKPQPVDEINEKDRPKDWSEVTIWPKAPAVTPAVLGFRSQVTCEKKPPSYVVLASAEENTRSSPVATAAARPSRSTPSSSQPVSEFPFGSDPCIQTIEEIRRQIRIREVNGIKPFSCPCKMECYMDSEEFERLITLLKSTTDPLIHKIAQIAMGIINVHPFAQEFINEVGVVTLIESLLSFPSSEMRKKAVITLNPPSGDERQRKVELHVKHMCKETISFPLNSPGQQSGLKILGQLTTDSNHHHIVANYFSELFHLLSLGNRKTRNLVLKVLLNMSENPTAARDMTNTESLAALKLIFNQKEAKANLVSAVAIFINIKEHIRKGSIVVVDHSSYTTLMAIFREVKVIIETM, encoded by the coding sequence ATGCCTGGAGCTAAGAATAGAAGGAATAGGAATAGAAagaatgagaataaaaagaaggcaaaaactgaaaaaaggGCTGTTGTAGAAGCTGAAGGAAAAAGGGAGGCCACTGATACAGTCAGATCAgctgaaggaaagagggaggctACTGGTGCAGCCAAAACCCAGGCCAAAGCAATAAGCAAGGCAGGGCCCCGGGCAGATGCAGTGGCAGTGGTGAAGCCAGCGTCTAAGAACAAGATTGTTACTGAGATGAAAGAACATCTGCCAGATGTCCGTCCCAAAGCTGAAGATGAGGCCAGTAGAGCAGCTCGATTTTGTTCTGCGGCTCAGGCTACTGCTGAGTCCAGGTTTACATGTAAAGATAAGACTCGTACTGATACCTGCTTTGGGGCTGGAGAGGAGGCCAATGTTGGTTCCTGGTTCTGGAATGGAGAAGAGATTGGTAAACATTTCAGTGCTAAGGATGAAGGTAAAGCTGATACTGGTCCCCCATCCTGTGCTGAGAAGTTGGAGCCTGTGGCTGGGACCAGCTGTAAGGCTAGGCCAggagctgaggaggaggaggaggagaacgtTATTGGAAGCTGGTTTTGGGATGGAGATGAAACTAGTTTTGACCCTAACCCTAGACCTGTGAGCAGAATAATTAAGCCTCAGCCTGTGgatgaaattaatgaaaaagatAGGCCCAAGGACTGGTCTGAGGTAACTATATGGCCCAAAGCTCCTGCTGTAACTCCAGCAGTGTTAGGCTTTAGATCCCAAGTCACATGTGAGAAAAAGCCTCCTTCATATGTTGTCCTGGCTTCTGCTGAGGAAAATACCCGTTCTTCGCCTgtggcaacagcagcagcacgCCCTTCTAGAAGCACTCCCTCTAGCTCACAGCCTGTCTCTGAGTTCCCATTTGGTTCTGACCCTTGCATCCAGACCATAGAGGAAATTAGGCGCCAAATCAGGATCAGGGAGGTGAATGGGATTAAGCCATTTTCTTGCCCTTGCAAAATGGAATGCTACATGGATTCTGAAGAGTTTGAAAGACTTATTACCTTACTTAAGTCAACTACTGATCCTCTCATTCATAAAATAGCTCAAATTGCAATGGGGATCATTAATGTTCATCCATTTGCTCAAGAGTTCATTAATGAGGTGGGTGTAGTGACACTTATTGAAAGCTTGCTCAgctttccttcctctgaaatgagaaaaaaggcTGTCATTACTCTGAATCCCCCCTCTGGGGATGAAAGACAACGCAAGGTTGAATTACATGTTAAGCATATGTGTAAAGAAACCATATCGTTTCCCTTGAATTCACCTGGACAGCAGTCTGGATTAAAGATACTAGGACAACTAACTACTGATTCTAACCATCATCACATTGTTGCCAATTACTTTTCAGAGCTTTTCCATTTGCTGTCCCTTGGAAATCGTAAAACTAGAAATCTTGTTTTGAAAGTACTTTTGAATATGTCTGAAAATCCAACTGCAGCCAGAGATATGACCAATACAGAATCATTAGCAGCGTTAAAACTCATCTTTAACCAGAAAGAGGCAAAAGCCAATCTCGTTAGTGCTGTGGCCATATTTATTAACATAAAAGAGCATATCAGAAAGGGCTCAATTGTGGTCGTTGATCACTCCAGTTATACTACACTCATGGCCATTTTCCGTGAAGTTAAAGTGATCATTGAAACAATGTAA